In Actinomycetota bacterium, the genomic stretch CTGGATGTGATCAATCCGGTGCGGAGACCTGCCTGGCGAAACGCGTCGAGGAGACGCAGCGTCGACGCGTACGCGTCGGCCCCTTGTTCGGCGATGTGGGAGAGGAACTCGGCGTTCTTTCGGTTGCCCAGTCCGCACACCGTGTCGGCATGTGGCGGGTCGGAGGGTGATCCCTCGGCGATCGTGATCTCACGCGAGGCAAGAAAGCTGCGCACGCCGTCGTATCGCGGCTTGCCGTCCACGTATTGAAGGTAGTCGGCCGACGCGTCGAACGGTTTGGCGTCAGGTCCGACATGGCGCACGAGGAACTCGTCGAACATGCTCTTCCACGCTTCGGTGTGGGCTCTCGTCGTATCTGTGACCACGCCGTCCATATCGAGCACGACTGCATCGAACTCGGCGGCCCGGATAACGACCGTCTCCTCGCTCGTGTCTCGTCTAGCCATGAGGCGCACTGCAGGAATGGGAGTGTGTTGTCAGATGTGCGATGTTCATCCCTTCGTCCCCGAGGTTGCGAGGCCCTGTACGAAATACCGCTGGAAGATGAAGAAGATGATGGCGATCGGGAGCGTAGCGAGCATCGTGCCGGCGAGGATGGTGTTCCACGGCTGGGCCTGCCCAAAGGCTGCCCGGATGTTCGCAAGCCCGAGCGGCAGTGTCTGAAGGTCCGGATTCCCCGGCACGGCGATCAGCGGGTGCATGAAGTCGTTCCACACACCCGCCGTCGACAGGATGGTCAGAGCGATGAGGGCCGGCGCAGCCAGGGGCAATGCCACTTTCGTGAAGATCTGCCAGGTCGTCGCTCCATCGATGGCCGCCGCCTCGAGCATCTCGTCCGGAAGTTGTTCGAAGAACTGTTTCATGAGAAAGATGCCAAACGCGTCGAACATCAATGGCAGGATCAGGCCGGCATAGGTATTGAGTATCCCGAGTTCCTTCATGATGAGGAATTTCGGAATCAGCAGCACGACGCCGGGTACGGCAAGAACCACGATCACAAAGCCGAAGACCGCTCGTCTGCCCCGGAACCGCATCTTCGCCAACGCGAATCCGGCGATCGAGTCGAAGAACAACCTGCCGGCTACGACCGAGACGGTGACGACGACAGAGTTGAACGCCCATCTCGGCAGTCGAACGTTGCTCGTGTTGAGCCCGCGGATCCCGTCGAGTGTCCAGCCGTATTTCGGATCGGCCCACAGCCGGACCGGATTCTGCTGAATGTCCGGCAACGTCTTGAACGAAGTGACGATCGTGAGCACGAAGGGCAGGATGAACACGAGGGCGAAGAACACGAGAGCCGCGTACCCCAAGAAACGCTTCACGGATGCCTTCGTGATCTTGTCGCGTGCCATTGCGACCGTCATCTCACAACTCCCCGCTCGACTTGATGATGCAGCGCTGCAGGAAGGCGAAGATCATGATGACTCCGAACAGAAGGATCGCGATCGCCGCGCCCAGGCCGGCCTCGGAATTGCGGAAGGACTGGAAGTAGATCCAGAAGGCCGGCGTAATGGTGGTCTTTCGGGGTCCTCCGAAGTTGGTGGCGAATATCTGATCGAACACCTGCCAGGTGCCGATGAGACCCAGCATGACCACGAAGTAGATCGTCGGGCGCATCATCGGGATGGTGACTCGCCAGAACATCTGAAACGGACCGGCACCGTCAACCGTCGCGGCCTCTTCGACCGATGGTGGGATGCTCTGCAGCCCTGCGAGGAAGATGAGCATCATGGTGCCGGTGGTGGTCCAGGTGACGAGCATCATGATGGCGAACATCGCCACGCTGGGGCCGGCGAACCAGTCCCAGAGGGTGAGCCCCATGAATTCGATGCCGGCGGCCCACGCGGGTGGTTGATGCACCCCGATCACGCCGAGAGCGTTGTGGATCAGTCCGTTTGCATTGTCGAGCCAGTTGATGTTGCCGAACGGCAGAACGGCATTGATCGCTCCTTGCGTCTGGAACATGAAGACGAAGATCAGTGTCACGGCGATGGAACTCGTGATGGAGGGAAAGTAGTAGGCGGTTCGGAAGAAGCCTTTCCCCTTCAGGGCGGTCTTGTTGAGAATGACGGCGATGACGAGTGCAAGGGTCGTCTGCATGGGGACGACCCCGATCACGTAGTAGAAGTTGTTGCGAATCGACCGAGCGAAATCCGTTTGACGAATCCCGGCCTCGAAGAGCAGCTTGCTGTAGTTCTCGAACCCGATGTAGGGAGTGTCGAACGGCGAAACGAAGCCGTTCCAGTCACGGAAGCTCACCCAGACCGTGAGGAGGATCGGGATCGCCACGAACAGGATGAGACCGAACACGACAGGTCCGGTGAAGATCCAACCGAGGGCGTTTTCGCTCCGGGAAGCAGACCGTGTGCGGGACCGCCTGCGAGGCAGCAGGGGACGGTTTCGACGTGGCCTGTCGATCTCGGTCGACGCTTCGTCCTTGGCGACCATCCCTGGGGCTCCTTCTGTGAAAACCCGAAGGGGGGTCGCCCTGTGGGCGACCCCCCTTCCTTCGGTCAGTGGAGAACGTCCTCCCCTGCCTGCGTGACCTTTGTGATGAGGTCGTCGACAGAAGCCGTCCCGTCAACGATTCCTTCGGCGTTCTCGTTGAACACGCCGACCACGTCGTTGAAGCCGGGAACGAAGCCCCAGCGATGTGCGTACGCGGAACCGGCAACGAACGCATTCAGGTCAGGATGCGAAGCGATCCAGTCGGCAGACACGGACTTCCGGGCCGGCATCACGTTGAACGCATTCGTCCAGGCAAGCGACCCCTTTGCATTGGTCAAGTACTCGACGAACGCCCATGAGGCGTCGGGGTTCTTGGCATCTTTGGCAACACCGTAGCAAACGGTGAATGCGAACGTGCCCATTCCCGCAGGGCCGGCCGGGAGCTCCGCAACGGCGAAGTTCTTGTCCGGGAAGGCATCTTGCAGGTAGCCGACGATCCAGTTGCCCTCGATCGTCATGGCTGCCTTGCCTTGCCCGAAGGCCTCACCGGCCCATCCGGCATCGACGGCCTGGGGCTTGATGAAAGACCCGGCCGCATACTGGTCGGCGACGAACTGGAGGGCAGTTCGCGCGGCATCATTGTCCAGTGTGATCTTGGTTACGGCGTCGTCGGTGAGAGCCGCTCCGGCTTGGAACAGGAACACGGCCCAGCGCGGGTACTCGACTCCCATGGTGAGCCCGGCCTGCGCGTCGCCGGCCGCTATCGCTGCGACGTCACCGGTGGTGAGTGTGGCGGCCGCGGCCTCGAGTTCGTCCCACGTCGTCGGCACATCGACACCGGCTGCTGCCAGTGCGTCTGGGTCGTACACGAGGGCGAGGGTCGAGAAGTCCTTCGGGGGGCAGTACCACGTGCCGTTGAACGTGAATGCGTTACGCAACGACGGGTAGATGTCGTCCGGATCGCTCAACGCTCCATCCGGCACGGGAGCCAACACACCGGCATCGGCAAGGTCCGGCAGCTTGAAGCTGTCCACGTAGAACACGTCGGGTGGAGCGCCCGAGGCCAACGCCGCCTGAAGTGCGACATCGAACTCCGCTTGCGCCTGGAACTCGGCGTTCGCTCCGGTGTCGGCCGAGAACTGAGCGACGAGATCCGACAGCGCGGAGTTCTCCGCATCAGACGACGACCAGCCCCATAGGGTGAGATCAACACCCTCGAGGGCAGGCGTCGGTGTTGCCTCCGTCGTCGAGGAAGTCTCAGACACGGCGGCAGTCGTGGTCGTCGCCTGCGTCGTCGAAGAGGCCCCAGACCCGTCGGCAGTCGTTGTCGTCACCTCGCTTTCGCTAGTGGTGCTGCACGCCGTGGCCATCAGGGCCAAGACGAGCAGGAATATGATCCATTTGGATCGCTTCATGCCATTTCTCCTCTCCTTATCCACCTCGGTGGCTTCCACCGCGGCGGCGGGTTACTCCGGCCGAGAACCCTGTGTGAGCAGTCGCTCGTGGCGTACGTTCTGATGCATGAATGAGAAACCCAGTGAATCCCAGTGATCGGGCAGTCGAGCGGACGTCGCAGGTGAGCCGCCATCGAGATGCAACCCACCGAACCCGAACAGGGCGGCCTGCAGGACTCCACCCTGTGTCGCGGCATGGATGCCCTGAGTGCCGTGGACCATGGCATCGTCGTGATCGATCGCGACCGCCCGGACGAAGTACTCATATGCGGTCTCAGGCCGACCGATCCGTGATGCCACCAGTGAGTGCATGGCCAGGCTGAGGGACGATCCGTGATCGGTGATGGGGGCGTAGAAGTCGAAGGCGGCCGCGAGGGCACCGGGAACGGTGCCGTGTTCGTCGAGAAGCGCAAGTGCCATGAGCACGTCTGCCTGCTTGACCAACTGGATCTCCTGTGCCCGCTTGTCGCCGAACAGTTCGTACAGGGACTGCCTGCTCGGATGGAACGCCGCGACGTCCACCACGTCCAGGTTGAAGAAGCCCTCATGCTCCTCCCATACGCCCCCTTCGTCCTTTCGAAGCACGATGAGGTCTGCCAGATCTCCGTACCGGGCCAGGTCGTCGCCTTTGATCGACAGAGCCTGGAGCAGCTTCCGTGAACTCACGGGATCGGTGTCATCGAGCCAGGCGGCTGCGACGGCCGCCTGCCGAAGCTGCCATGCCGCCATTGCGTTCGTGAAGAAGGAGTCGTTGACGTGCTCGTGGTACTCGTTGGGACCGATCACGTTGCGGATATGGGCACCGTCCGATCCGATCTCGAGCCGACTTGCCCAGTACTTGGCGCCGTCGAGGACCATCTCGGTCCCGTACCGCGCCATGAACGCGTCGTCACCCGACCACCGGTGATAGTGATCGGTGGCCCAGGCAACGCAGGCCGTGATGTGCTCTTCGAGCTCACCGGTCCAGATACGAATCCGTTCCCCGTCCTCTTTTCGACCCCACTTGGGAGTGACTTCGTCGCCGGTGTCGGCGGCTTCCCACGCATAGAACGCTCCCTGGCGTCCCAACCGGGCTGCCTTCTGTCGGGCGCTGGGGAGACCTCTATGCCGGTACCGCAGATGCGTGGCCGCCAGATCGGGTTGAGAGATCGTGAGGTACGGCACCACGTATATGTCTGTGTCCCAGAACACATGATGGCGGTAGCCATATCCAGAAAGCAGACGGGCCCCGATGCTGCCCCGAGTGTCCTGGGGTGGCGCGGCTGCGATGAGATGGAATGCAGCAAACCGAAGTGCACGTTCGGCTTCGGGATCGCCCCCGACGTCGATCCGGCTGGTCTCCCATCGTCGCGACCAGTGGGGGATCGAGGCCGCAACCACGGTGTCGAAGCCGGCATCGAGTGCCGCCACTGCGCGGTTCGGCCGGCCCGGGACCGTGTAGCGGGCCATCTTGGTGAGCGTGCGGGAGGCACCTGGCTCCAGCGTGAACGTTCCCCGGAACCTGGGATGCGAAGCGTCATGCACCAGGGCGAGAGCATCCAAGCCGGACAGCCGGCATTGAACGGTGAGGTCATGTGCGCCGTCGACACTTCGAGCTGACAGCGACAGCGATCGGGCGTCGATCCGATCCCATCCGGTTGCATCCCAGAGGGCCCCGAAGGGGCCGGCCACGGAGGCATCGATTCCCGTCTCGATGGTGATCGTCACCGGCTCCGTCAGCGCCGTGAAGGTCACGTCGAGCGCCACGAGGCCCGGATCCTCCATGGAGGCCGTGCGGCGGAAGATGGCTTTCACGACTCCGGTTTCGGCGCCCTTCCAGACCACGGTGCGGGTCACGACGCCGGTCCGCATGTCGAGGCGCCGTTCGAACCCGGCAGGAGGACGACGGTCGAGCCGGAACGGCTCACCATCAACCGTGATGATGATCCCCGTCCAATCGGGTACGGCGCCGAGCACCGGCAGGTCCCCTGGAGGAGTCACGAACAGACCGTGAATGAATGTGGCAGGCTCCTGCCCCTCGAACCCCTCTTCGAACGTGCCGACCGTGCCAAGGTACCCGTTGCCGACGGTGAAGAGGGGGGCTCGCCAGGGCGCCATCTCGGGTACGAGGCGATCGTCGACGTACTCCCATGTGGACGCCCGGTAGTGCAACATCAGCGATCCGCTTGCCTGGCCGGATTGGTGCTGGCACGTATGACGAGTTCGGGTGCCAAGGTTCCCGAGCGAGGTGCCGCACCGGCGGTCTCGTCGAGACGCTCGACCAGCATCTCTACGACCAGTTCACCGACCGATTCCATCGGCTGGCGGATGCTGCTGAGCGGCGGAGCGGAAAAGGCCGCACTCGGGATATCGTCGAAGCCGACCACCGCCACATCACTGCCGACCTCCAGACCGGCGTCACGGATCGCGCTCATCGCTCCGAGCGCAAGGGC encodes the following:
- a CDS encoding beta-phosphoglucomutase family hydrolase, which codes for MARRDTSEETVVIRAAEFDAVVLDMDGVVTDTTRAHTEAWKSMFDEFLVRHVGPDAKPFDASADYLQYVDGKPRYDGVRSFLASREITIAEGSPSDPPHADTVCGLGNRKNAEFLSHIAEQGADAYASTLRLLDAFRQAGLRTGLITSSRNARIVLDAAGVHDVFDVIVDGEVAAQRGLAGKPSPAVFLAAVEDLGVDPERAVVVEDAISGVAAGRTGGFGLVIGVARHDNAAGLRAAGADVVVTDLAAVSVEA
- a CDS encoding ABC transporter substrate-binding protein: MKRSKWIIFLLVLALMATACSTTSESEVTTTTADGSGASSTTQATTTTAAVSETSSTTEATPTPALEGVDLTLWGWSSSDAENSALSDLVAQFSADTGANAEFQAQAEFDVALQAALASGAPPDVFYVDSFKLPDLADAGVLAPVPDGALSDPDDIYPSLRNAFTFNGTWYCPPKDFSTLALVYDPDALAAAGVDVPTTWDELEAAAATLTTGDVAAIAAGDAQAGLTMGVEYPRWAVFLFQAGAALTDDAVTKITLDNDAARTALQFVADQYAAGSFIKPQAVDAGWAGEAFGQGKAAMTIEGNWIVGYLQDAFPDKNFAVAELPAGPAGMGTFAFTVCYGVAKDAKNPDASWAFVEYLTNAKGSLAWTNAFNVMPARKSVSADWIASHPDLNAFVAGSAYAHRWGFVPGFNDVVGVFNENAEGIVDGTASVDDLITKVTQAGEDVLH
- a CDS encoding glycoside hydrolase family 65 protein, with product MLHYRASTWEYVDDRLVPEMAPWRAPLFTVGNGYLGTVGTFEEGFEGQEPATFIHGLFVTPPGDLPVLGAVPDWTGIIITVDGEPFRLDRRPPAGFERRLDMRTGVVTRTVVWKGAETGVVKAIFRRTASMEDPGLVALDVTFTALTEPVTITIETGIDASVAGPFGALWDATGWDRIDARSLSLSARSVDGAHDLTVQCRLSGLDALALVHDASHPRFRGTFTLEPGASRTLTKMARYTVPGRPNRAVAALDAGFDTVVAASIPHWSRRWETSRIDVGGDPEAERALRFAAFHLIAAAPPQDTRGSIGARLLSGYGYRHHVFWDTDIYVVPYLTISQPDLAATHLRYRHRGLPSARQKAARLGRQGAFYAWEAADTGDEVTPKWGRKEDGERIRIWTGELEEHITACVAWATDHYHRWSGDDAFMARYGTEMVLDGAKYWASRLEIGSDGAHIRNVIGPNEYHEHVNDSFFTNAMAAWQLRQAAVAAAWLDDTDPVSSRKLLQALSIKGDDLARYGDLADLIVLRKDEGGVWEEHEGFFNLDVVDVAAFHPSRQSLYELFGDKRAQEIQLVKQADVLMALALLDEHGTVPGALAAAFDFYAPITDHGSSLSLAMHSLVASRIGRPETAYEYFVRAVAIDHDDAMVHGTQGIHAATQGGVLQAALFGFGGLHLDGGSPATSARLPDHWDSLGFSFMHQNVRHERLLTQGSRPE
- a CDS encoding carbohydrate ABC transporter permease, producing MARDKITKASVKRFLGYAALVFFALVFILPFVLTIVTSFKTLPDIQQNPVRLWADPKYGWTLDGIRGLNTSNVRLPRWAFNSVVVTVSVVAGRLFFDSIAGFALAKMRFRGRRAVFGFVIVVLAVPGVVLLIPKFLIMKELGILNTYAGLILPLMFDAFGIFLMKQFFEQLPDEMLEAAAIDGATTWQIFTKVALPLAAPALIALTILSTAGVWNDFMHPLIAVPGNPDLQTLPLGLANIRAAFGQAQPWNTILAGTMLATLPIAIIFFIFQRYFVQGLATSGTKG
- a CDS encoding sugar ABC transporter permease, with amino-acid sequence MVAKDEASTEIDRPRRNRPLLPRRRSRTRSASRSENALGWIFTGPVVFGLILFVAIPILLTVWVSFRDWNGFVSPFDTPYIGFENYSKLLFEAGIRQTDFARSIRNNFYYVIGVVPMQTTLALVIAVILNKTALKGKGFFRTAYYFPSITSSIAVTLIFVFMFQTQGAINAVLPFGNINWLDNANGLIHNALGVIGVHQPPAWAAGIEFMGLTLWDWFAGPSVAMFAIMMLVTWTTTGTMMLIFLAGLQSIPPSVEEAATVDGAGPFQMFWRVTIPMMRPTIYFVVMLGLIGTWQVFDQIFATNFGGPRKTTITPAFWIYFQSFRNSEAGLGAAIAILLFGVIMIFAFLQRCIIKSSGEL